In Streptomyces sp. NBC_01717, one DNA window encodes the following:
- a CDS encoding cytochrome P450 has protein sequence MDSETLLARITDYENRPNPYPLYAELREAGPVVRQADGSYLIGTYHEIAALLHDPRMSADPRIRTAPSPYPAGETVKPPFLRLDDPEHHRLRTLAMRPFGPPHSPGRVDAMRGEITRITGELVEELRDRKQIDIVDDFAYPLPITVICRLLGVPREDESLFQAWTDAIVATADIGPEEDTTERDQTGRQARQEMGLYLVNLAEQRRDRPTDDMLSAFVNEPDPALRLSQEELAETTVLLFIAGHETTVNLITNGVLTLLRQPEQLDHLRREPDLLPRAVEELLRYEPPVHMRERVPHADIDIAGTTISRGTSVVLALASGNRDPRRFHEPDRFDPTRPDNQHFGFGSGIHLCYGAPVARLEAEAALGALIPHLSAASLAQDPPPYRQNAMLRGPRHLPIHL, from the coding sequence ATGGACTCCGAGACCTTGCTGGCTCGGATCACCGACTACGAGAACCGCCCCAACCCCTACCCGCTGTACGCGGAACTCCGCGAGGCCGGTCCCGTGGTGCGGCAGGCGGACGGCAGCTATCTGATCGGCACCTACCACGAGATCGCTGCTCTGCTCCACGACCCTCGGATGAGTGCCGATCCACGCATCCGCACGGCTCCGTCCCCGTACCCGGCCGGTGAGACGGTGAAGCCGCCGTTCCTGCGGCTCGACGACCCCGAGCACCACAGGCTGCGCACGCTGGCGATGCGCCCGTTCGGCCCGCCGCACAGCCCCGGCCGGGTCGACGCCATGCGCGGCGAGATCACCCGCATCACCGGGGAACTGGTCGAGGAACTCCGGGACCGCAAGCAGATCGATATCGTCGACGACTTCGCCTACCCCCTGCCCATCACAGTCATCTGCCGACTGCTCGGCGTCCCGCGCGAGGACGAGTCGCTGTTCCAGGCATGGACCGACGCCATCGTCGCGACTGCCGACATCGGGCCCGAGGAAGACACCACGGAACGGGACCAGACGGGCCGCCAGGCCCGGCAGGAGATGGGCCTGTACCTGGTCAACCTCGCTGAACAGCGCCGCGACCGGCCCACCGACGACATGCTCTCCGCCTTCGTCAACGAGCCGGATCCGGCCCTGCGGCTCAGTCAGGAGGAACTCGCGGAAACCACTGTGCTGTTGTTCATCGCGGGGCACGAGACCACGGTCAATCTGATCACCAACGGAGTCCTCACACTGCTGCGCCAACCCGAGCAACTGGACCACCTTCGTCGCGAGCCCGACCTGCTGCCACGGGCGGTGGAGGAACTACTGCGCTACGAACCCCCGGTCCACATGCGCGAGAGGGTCCCCCACGCCGACATCGACATCGCCGGCACCACGATTTCCCGAGGAACGTCCGTCGTACTGGCGCTGGCCTCAGGCAACCGCGACCCGAGGCGGTTCCACGAGCCCGATCGATTCGATCCCACCCGGCCGGACAACCAGCACTTCGGCTTCGGCAGCGGCATCCACCTGTGCTACGGCGCACCCGTCGCCCGCCTCGAGGCCGAGGCCGCACTCGGCGCGCTGATCCCCCACCTGAGCGCGGCAAGCCTGGCCCAGGACCCGCCCCCCTACCGGCAGAACGCCATGCTCCGAGGCCCCCGCCACCTGCCCATCCACCTGTGA
- a CDS encoding MarR family winged helix-turn-helix transcriptional regulator translates to MHTNPTPQQSTATAQRLNDAMKRLRARLRAESGQHATGLTATQLGVLASVVREGPVTAARLATLEHVSAQSIAQSLAVLKAAGMVHSEPDPQDGRKKLMSANVSATELVDNLLAGRASFLARAIDQVVAPDEQQDVEKAIELLERLAAADLSDGAL, encoded by the coding sequence ATGCACACGAACCCCACGCCGCAGCAGTCCACTGCGACCGCGCAGCGCCTCAACGACGCGATGAAACGACTGCGCGCACGCCTGCGCGCGGAGTCGGGGCAGCATGCGACCGGCCTGACCGCCACGCAGCTCGGCGTACTGGCAAGCGTGGTACGGGAGGGCCCCGTCACTGCTGCCCGACTCGCGACGCTGGAGCACGTCAGCGCGCAATCCATCGCGCAGAGCCTGGCGGTACTCAAGGCCGCCGGGATGGTCCACAGCGAGCCCGATCCGCAGGACGGCCGCAAGAAACTGATGAGCGCCAACGTGTCCGCGACCGAACTCGTCGACAATCTGCTCGCGGGACGCGCCTCCTTCCTGGCGCGGGCCATCGACCAGGTCGTCGCCCCGGACGAGCAGCAGGACGTGGAGAAGGCCATCGAACTGCTGGAGCGTCTGGCCGCGGCCGACCTGAGCGACGGCGCCTTGTGA
- a CDS encoding MFS transporter: protein MSTGAAQADSATNGLARRPFAWTFTTPLYVGSSLNPINSSIIATALVPIAAELHVSVGATAVLVSSLYLASAVAQPTAGKLAEVLGPRRIFLYGVVLVLLGGLVGGLGQNLAMLTVARVLVGIGTSAAFPCAMVLIRRRAEEAGLDAPPGGVLGGIAIAGMATAAVGPPIGGLLVGAAGWRWAFLINIPVTAIATAMALRWLPKDPVPDHGHSGFRKVADRIDLPGILGFAGSMTALVIFLMSLPHVEWIALVVFVLAAVPTVMWELRKTSPFFDFRGLAANGALARTYLRQALTLLGVYSVMYGMTQWMEAAHGFSTVGAGLLLLPMGAVSALLSRPLARRNLVRGPLIASAVTMLLGSVGIMLLTSHSPAIAIVLVSLIFGITSASTTVGNQTALYLAAPPDQIGTASGLFRTFGYLGTITSAVIGSIVFRDGVSDHGLHTLGIVLVAAGLAVLLLTALDRRLMNRDPNRQADTPDTSQNPKSPHQGESSVSTPTHPTITPERTALLAMDFQNGIVPLAPDADALVERVKGAIADVRAAGGTIGYVRVAFTENDWAAVPETNKAFTAVAAGKMLHHEDTATQIDERIAPEHGDIVVRKIRFGSASTTDLHQQLTDRGIDTLVLAGISTSGVVLSTLMDAADRDYRVYVLSDGIADPDPRTHQVLVDNVFPSRAHVIDTPGLRGLLGSA, encoded by the coding sequence GTGAGTACCGGCGCCGCACAAGCCGACTCTGCGACGAACGGTCTCGCACGCAGGCCCTTCGCGTGGACGTTCACCACCCCGCTCTATGTGGGTTCCAGCCTCAACCCGATCAACAGCTCCATCATCGCGACCGCTCTGGTACCCATCGCCGCCGAGCTGCACGTCTCGGTGGGGGCCACCGCCGTGCTGGTCTCCTCGCTCTACCTGGCCAGCGCCGTCGCACAGCCCACGGCGGGCAAGCTCGCGGAGGTGCTCGGCCCGCGCCGGATCTTCCTGTACGGCGTCGTGCTGGTGCTGCTCGGCGGTCTGGTCGGCGGCCTCGGCCAGAATCTGGCGATGCTGACCGTCGCCCGGGTACTGGTCGGCATCGGCACCTCGGCCGCCTTCCCCTGCGCGATGGTGCTGATCCGGCGCCGCGCCGAGGAGGCCGGTCTGGACGCGCCGCCGGGCGGGGTGCTCGGCGGCATCGCGATCGCGGGCATGGCCACAGCCGCCGTCGGCCCGCCGATCGGCGGACTGCTGGTGGGCGCCGCGGGCTGGCGCTGGGCCTTCCTGATCAACATCCCCGTCACCGCCATCGCCACGGCGATGGCTCTGCGCTGGCTGCCCAAGGACCCCGTGCCCGACCACGGACACAGCGGTTTCCGTAAGGTCGCCGACCGGATCGACCTGCCCGGCATCCTCGGCTTCGCCGGGTCGATGACCGCGCTGGTCATCTTCCTGATGAGCCTCCCCCACGTCGAGTGGATCGCTCTCGTCGTCTTCGTGCTGGCGGCCGTGCCCACGGTCATGTGGGAGCTACGGAAGACATCGCCGTTCTTCGACTTCCGCGGCCTCGCCGCCAATGGCGCGCTCGCCCGCACCTACCTGCGCCAGGCCCTCACCCTTCTCGGCGTCTACTCCGTGATGTACGGCATGACCCAGTGGATGGAAGCCGCACACGGGTTTTCCACTGTGGGGGCAGGACTCCTGCTGCTGCCGATGGGCGCCGTCTCCGCGCTGCTCTCGCGCCCGCTCGCCCGTCGCAACCTGGTGCGCGGACCGCTGATCGCCTCGGCGGTGACCATGCTGCTCGGCTCGGTCGGCATCATGCTGCTCACCTCGCACAGCCCGGCGATCGCGATCGTGCTGGTCTCCCTGATCTTCGGCATCACATCCGCCTCCACCACCGTCGGCAACCAGACCGCCCTCTACCTCGCGGCACCGCCCGACCAGATCGGCACCGCCTCCGGACTGTTCCGGACCTTCGGATACCTCGGAACCATCACCTCCGCCGTGATCGGCAGCATCGTCTTCCGCGACGGGGTCAGCGACCACGGCCTGCACACCCTCGGCATCGTGCTGGTCGCGGCGGGCCTCGCGGTCCTGCTACTGACCGCCCTCGACCGCCGCCTGATGAACCGCGACCCGAACCGGCAGGCCGACACTCCCGACACCTCCCAGAACCCCAAGAGCCCCCACCAAGGAGAATCCAGCGTGAGCACCCCGACCCACCCCACGATCACCCCTGAGCGGACCGCCCTGCTGGCGATGGACTTCCAGAACGGGATCGTCCCCCTCGCCCCCGACGCCGACGCACTCGTCGAACGGGTCAAGGGCGCCATCGCCGACGTCCGCGCCGCCGGCGGCACCATCGGTTACGTCCGCGTCGCCTTCACCGAGAACGACTGGGCAGCTGTTCCGGAGACCAACAAAGCCTTCACCGCGGTCGCCGCGGGCAAGATGCTCCACCACGAGGACACTGCCACCCAGATCGACGAGCGGATAGCGCCCGAGCACGGCGACATCGTCGTCCGCAAGATCCGCTTTGGCTCGGCCTCCACCACCGACCTCCACCAACAGCTGACCGACCGCGGCATCGACACCCTGGTGCTCGCCGGGATCAGCACCAGCGGCGTCGTTCTGTCCACCCTCATGGACGCCGCCGACCGCGACTACCGGGTCTACGTTCTGTCCGACGGCATCGCCGACCCCGATCCCAGGACCCACCAGGTACTGGTCGACAACGTGTTCCCGTCCCGGGCCCATGTCATCGACACCCCCGGACTGCGCGGGCTGCTGGGGTCCGCCTGA
- a CDS encoding GNAT family N-acetyltransferase produces MAITSHLLQGPRVVIRHVRRQDYDELTVLAQESAEMLRRWLGARENTVEAFESHLERFGQPTHEGLVICLRGSGAIVGGVNINNLARGTLQSGTLGYTSYASTTGRGYMTEGLRLVLQFAFGPLELHRLEANIQPDNTSSLNLVKRLGFQREGYSAAFQYVNGEWRDHERWAITAELVRTAGQLTDFPHSSASEKKGSPPPGPGQP; encoded by the coding sequence ATGGCAATCACCAGTCACCTCCTGCAAGGGCCGCGAGTGGTCATACGCCACGTCCGCCGCCAGGACTACGACGAGCTCACAGTGCTGGCCCAGGAGAGCGCTGAGATGCTTCGCCGCTGGCTCGGCGCCCGCGAGAACACGGTAGAAGCGTTCGAGAGCCACCTTGAGCGGTTCGGGCAGCCCACACATGAGGGCTTGGTGATTTGTCTGCGTGGCAGCGGCGCGATCGTGGGCGGCGTCAACATCAACAACCTCGCCAGGGGCACCCTCCAGAGCGGAACTCTGGGCTACACCTCCTACGCCTCCACGACCGGCCGTGGCTATATGACCGAAGGGCTGAGGCTCGTGCTCCAGTTCGCTTTCGGCCCCCTGGAACTGCACCGGCTGGAGGCGAACATCCAGCCTGACAACACCTCGTCGCTGAACCTCGTCAAACGTCTGGGCTTCCAGCGCGAGGGCTATTCGGCCGCCTTCCAGTACGTCAATGGCGAATGGAGGGACCACGAGCGATGGGCCATCACCGCCGAGCTGGTACGAACAGCAGGACAGCTCACGGACTTCCCCCACAGCTCCGCGAGTGAGAAGAAGGGCAGCCCTCCTCCGGGCCCGGGCCAACCCTGA
- a CDS encoding PP2C family protein-serine/threonine phosphatase, which produces MAVDVMVDLVLVQNREPLSFLLVGAPPLAAATRSPRHTAAIAVVCLGMEMWLASRRPGHFDEQHHLALYIATVLIGIASIALSRQRIRAEASLVHARSVAEAMQMTLLRPFPEQLGRLRTAGFYQAGEGGTLVGGDFYELCETPFGVRVILGDVRGKGLDAVQTVATVLGSFRVSAHEWRDLSRLAERLELSIARNSGCPDGDEELFVTALLLEFPPDGGSVRIVDRGHPSPLMLTPHGTQRLPTAPGLPLGLGELGPVSAEVTTHPLRTGEVILLYTDGVTEARNAGGEFYPVIDRLTDHFGDGRRALDPEALVSFIKADTEKWSVGADDDRAVIALRLM; this is translated from the coding sequence ATGGCCGTGGACGTGATGGTGGACCTGGTACTGGTCCAGAACCGCGAACCGCTGAGCTTTCTGCTGGTCGGAGCCCCACCGCTGGCTGCAGCCACCCGGAGCCCGCGGCACACCGCCGCGATTGCCGTCGTATGCCTGGGGATGGAGATGTGGCTGGCATCCCGGCGCCCCGGGCACTTCGACGAACAGCACCACCTGGCCCTCTACATCGCCACTGTGCTGATCGGTATCGCCAGCATCGCACTGTCACGACAGCGGATCCGGGCCGAGGCCAGCCTGGTCCACGCCCGGTCCGTCGCCGAGGCGATGCAGATGACGCTGCTGCGCCCGTTCCCGGAACAGCTCGGTCGGTTGCGGACAGCGGGCTTCTACCAGGCGGGGGAGGGCGGCACGCTGGTCGGTGGTGACTTCTACGAACTGTGCGAGACCCCGTTCGGTGTCCGGGTCATCCTCGGGGACGTACGCGGGAAGGGACTGGATGCGGTCCAGACGGTCGCCACTGTCCTGGGAAGCTTCCGCGTATCCGCCCACGAGTGGAGGGACCTGAGCCGTCTCGCGGAGCGCCTGGAGCTCAGCATCGCCCGCAACTCCGGATGCCCGGACGGCGACGAGGAGCTGTTCGTCACGGCCCTCCTTCTGGAGTTCCCACCTGACGGAGGCTCGGTGAGGATCGTCGACCGCGGGCATCCGTCACCGCTCATGCTCACGCCGCACGGCACGCAACGGCTTCCTACCGCCCCTGGCCTGCCTCTGGGCCTGGGCGAACTCGGCCCCGTGAGCGCCGAGGTCACCACCCATCCGCTGCGGACCGGGGAAGTGATCCTGCTGTACACGGACGGGGTGACCGAGGCCCGGAACGCAGGTGGCGAGTTCTACCCGGTGATCGACCGGCTGACAGATCACTTCGGCGACGGCCGCAGGGCACTGGACCCCGAGGCTCTCGTGTCCTTCATCAAGGCCGACACGGAAAAGTGGTCGGTCGGAGCGGACGACGACCGGGCCGTGATCGCTCTCAGGCTCATGTAG
- a CDS encoding PPOX class F420-dependent oxidoreductase, producing the protein MPVPLGEDVVALLRRPSTCYIATTMPDGSPQLTQTWVDTDGEHVLINSVESHQKTRNIARDPRVAVAIADPSEPASYVQIRGRVVRVTTEGAVEHIEALAKKYLGGPYPWFGGRDQVRVIYVIQPERISSPRG; encoded by the coding sequence GTGCCCGTACCCCTCGGCGAGGACGTGGTGGCGCTGCTGCGCCGCCCCAGCACCTGCTACATCGCTACAACGATGCCCGACGGTTCTCCCCAGCTCACCCAGACATGGGTCGACACCGACGGCGAGCATGTCCTGATCAACAGCGTCGAGTCGCATCAAAAGACCCGAAACATCGCGCGCGACCCGCGGGTCGCCGTCGCAATCGCCGATCCCTCGGAACCGGCTTCCTACGTCCAGATCCGCGGCCGTGTGGTGCGGGTGACCACCGAGGGAGCGGTCGAACACATCGAGGCGCTCGCCAAGAAGTATCTCGGCGGCCCCTACCCATGGTTCGGCGGCCGTGACCAGGTCCGGGTCATCTATGTGATCCAACCCGAACGGATCAGCAGCCCCCGCGGCTGA
- a CDS encoding aminoglycoside phosphotransferase family protein, whose amino-acid sequence MIGIPEAFARSTVEREGERGAAWLAELPGAVEELLARWGCVPDVEVMHGGVGVIVPVRRRSDGTAVLKVSFPHPGNVHEPDAFSAWGGRGAVLLYERDDERFAMLLERIRTSTLAEVHDGDELVTIAGRISRRLAIPAPPGLPRLREQAGAWEVQLRKDAGELAHTLSRYVVDAAVATVRELGRVQPDTLIHGDLHARNILRADREPWLAVDPKGYAGDPAYDSGTLLKSRALTLLKADDLRKAVHRTLSVFAEAAELDRERARRWAQFHAVQAAFWGRRHGFRTARSGSRLDWLTEFVDRLAELLTEDA is encoded by the coding sequence ATGATCGGGATTCCAGAGGCGTTTGCACGGAGCACCGTGGAGCGTGAAGGAGAGCGCGGAGCGGCGTGGCTCGCCGAACTACCCGGGGCCGTAGAGGAGTTGCTGGCGCGCTGGGGGTGCGTGCCGGACGTTGAGGTGATGCATGGGGGTGTCGGGGTCATCGTCCCGGTGCGACGGCGGTCTGACGGGACCGCTGTGCTGAAGGTGTCGTTTCCGCATCCCGGCAACGTGCATGAACCGGACGCATTTTCGGCGTGGGGCGGGCGTGGAGCTGTCCTGCTTTACGAGCGCGACGACGAGCGGTTCGCGATGCTGTTGGAACGGATCCGGACGTCGACCCTTGCAGAGGTTCACGACGGCGATGAGCTGGTGACGATCGCCGGGCGGATCAGTCGCCGACTGGCCATCCCCGCGCCTCCCGGCCTGCCCCGGCTGCGGGAGCAGGCCGGCGCCTGGGAGGTGCAGCTGCGCAAGGATGCCGGGGAGCTGGCGCACACACTGTCGCGTTACGTGGTGGACGCCGCCGTAGCGACCGTCCGCGAGCTGGGCCGCGTGCAGCCGGACACCCTCATCCACGGCGACCTCCACGCCCGAAATATCCTGCGCGCCGACCGCGAGCCATGGCTGGCCGTCGATCCCAAGGGGTACGCCGGAGATCCTGCTTACGACAGCGGCACGCTGCTCAAGTCGCGTGCGCTGACGCTCCTCAAGGCGGACGACCTGCGCAAGGCTGTCCACCGCACGCTGTCCGTCTTCGCCGAGGCCGCGGAACTCGATCGCGAACGCGCCCGACGCTGGGCGCAGTTCCACGCCGTCCAGGCTGCGTTTTGGGGCCGCCGACACGGATTCCGTACAGCCCGCAGCGGATCACGACTGGACTGGCTCACCGAATTCGTGGACCGCCTGGCGGAGTTGCTCACGGAAGACGCCTAG